From the genome of Desulfuromonas sp.:
ACGGATATTTATGTCAGTGTCCACACAACAGTTTCTGGTGTCAAAAAAAGCGTTAAACGCCTTAAGGGTAGGGTGATACTTTTTCTGGTTCGGAAGTTATACCCGATGTCTTCTGGGATAGTCGCTGTTTCTGATGGTGTTGCAGACGATTTTTGTAAAACAACTTTAATAACTAAGGACTTGGTAAGTACTATTTATAACCCTGTGGTAACCTCGGATGTTTTCGAGAAAGCAAATCAAGTATTAGATCATCCATGGTTTAAGGTTGGGTCACCCCCGGTGATTGTTTCAGTTGGCCGTCTTACCGACGCAAAAGATTTTAGTAACCTTATTAGGGCTTTTTGGCATGTCAGGCAAAATCATGAGGCGCGTCTTCTTATCTTGGGGGAAGGGGAGCTGCGGCAAGAACTTACTGGTCTAGTGAAAGAACTCGACTTGGAACAAGATATCGATATGCCTGGTTTTGTGGAAAATCCATACCAGTATATTAAGAACGCTTCTGTTTTTGTTCTTTCATCCAAACGTGAAGGCCTACCTACGGTCTTAATAGAGGCTATGGCCTTGCAAGTTCCTCTTGTGTCAACACGATGTAAAAGTGGACCTGTCGAAATTTTAGATAATGGAAAATGGGGTCGACTTGTAAAAGTAGAAGATACCCAGGCACTTGTTGATGGGATTGAAGAGTCACTTGCTGGTAATAAAATAGAAGTAAGTAGTTCAGCTTGGAAACCGTTTTTGTTAGAAAACGTTGTTGATTCCTACCTGCGTTTACTTTTAGGAGGTCAACATGAATAAAGTCGTTTTATGTTCTCTATTTGTCTTGGTTTTTTTTATCCCAATTGAAAATTTAATCGTTTTTTCCACTTTTGGTACATTGACACGAGTCATTGGAGCCTTTGCGTTTTTAGTTGGTGTTATTTCTGTTTTAATTGATAAGAGAGGCCGTCCTTTTGGCCCTTTTTTATTTTTCTTTATTTTCTACATACTCTGGAGTATGGCGACCATTCTTTGGAGTGTTGACTCCAACATGAGTCAAATTGCTACAAAATCTTTGATACAACTTTTTCTCTTCGTGTGGTTACTTTGGGAGTTTGCTCAAACTGAAAATCAAGTTTTACTTTTGTTTAAAGGCTATGTGTGCGGATGCTTTGTGTCTGCAATTTACACCCTGACGGCTTATCAGAGGCATGAACAAACCGCTTATTCACGCTATTCAATGGAGGGATTCGATCCGAATGACATTGGTTTAATAATTACATTAGGAATACCCCTGGCATGGTACGTTTTTAAAAAAGTCGAAGGAAGGATTCAGAAGGCTTTCTTTTTCATGTACGTTCCTATAGCTGTTTTCGCAGTTTTCCTTACAGCCTCTAGAACTGCTTTTTTGGCTCTTTTGGTGGCTCTGTTTTACATAATTATTTCACAAGAAAATGTTAAGTTGAAAAGCAAAGTAGCCTTTTTAATGCTTTCCTGTTTTTTCGCTTTAGTGATTTATCAGATGGTTCCAAGTACAAACTGGTCTCGAATTTTGTCCATTGGTCATGAAGTGGCTTCTGGGAATTTGAATTCTAGGATGAATATATGGACTGATGGCTTAAGAGTGTTTGGTGGGAGTCCGGTCTTTGCTGCCCTAGGGGTGGGCGTTGGAGCTTTTCGATTCAGTGTTGAACCTTTATTTGGTTATCCGGCCGCTTCACACAACCTTTTTCTTTCCATTCTAGTCGGGCAAGGGATGGTTGGATTTTTGATTTTTATGGCCATGGTTCTTTCTCTTGTTAAGAAGGTGGTCGGAATGGAACTCCTGGGGAAACGGCTGTGGATAATAATGCTTGTGGCGCTTTTCGTTGGTGGAATGGGGCTTAGTTGGGATGGTCGGAAACCGACATGGTTGATTTTCGGATTGATTGCAGCTCACGGTACCGTCAACTCGAAAGAGTTTAAGGTTGTGACAAGGGTAACTGGTTAAACTTATGAAACGTAAAATAACCTTTGTGATTACAGGGTTAGGTACCGGCGGAGCAGAGATGATGCTTTTTAAGCTTCTGTCTCGGATGGATAAAAATGACTTTGTGCCTGAAGTTATTTCAATGACAGATTATGTTCCTTTGAAAGTTATTTTTGACGAAATAGGAGTCCCTGTAAAAACTTTAGGGATGCGCAGAGGGGTTCCTGAGTTGAAAGGAATCTATCGACTTGTCAAGGCTTTTCGCTGGAGTGATCCGGATCTTGTTCAAACCTGGATGTACCATGCGGATTTGATAGGTGGTATTGCGGCAAAACTTTCGGGGAACTTATCTGTTGTCTGGAATATTCGAAACAGTAATCTTGATCCCAGTTCTAGTAAGAAAACCACCATTATGACGGCAAAAACCTGTGCAATAATGTCCAAGTATTTGCCTCGAAAAATTATTTGCTGTGCTGAAGAAGCAAGGAGGGTACACGAAAAAATTGGGTATGATTCGAAAAAAATTACAACAATTCCAAATGGTTTTGATTTGGATTCTTTTAAACCTGATCCGGTCGGGCGAAATGAAGTTCGCGAAGAGTTAGGTATATCTAAGGACTCTTTCATTGTCGGATTAGTTGCACGCTACGATCCACAAAAAGATCATAAAAACTTTGTACATGCTGCACAAATGTTCAAAAGCTTAATCACCAAAGTGGACTTTGTGTTGTGTGGTGATGGTATCAATTACGACAATGAAGAATTAACTTCAATGCTTGATTCTTCAGGGGTTAGGGATCGTTTTCATTTGCTCGGGCGTAGATCGGATATACCAAGGATCGTCTCTTCTTTTGATCTTAAATGCTCCTCTTCCTCTTACGGTGAGGCATTCTCAAACTCAATTGGCGAGGCAATGGCCTGTGGTGTGCCTTGCGTTGTTACTGACGTAGGTGACTCGGCATATATTGTGGGAGACACTGGCAAAGTTGTAAAACCTCGTGACTCTGAATCTTTATGTATGGCTTGGTATGGTTTTTGGAAAATGCATAAAGATGAGCGAATGAATCTCGGTAACCAAGCACGTCAAAGAATTTTGGAAATGTTTTCTCTGGACACTGTTGTTGAAAAGTATGAAAACATTTATAGGGATATTTTGAACTGAAAATATAATTTCTTTTTCGGGAAGCCTGATTTTACTTACTGAAAAAACTTTTACATCGGATTTTCAAACATGAAACGTGTTCTTTTTATAACTACAGTTTCAGGAACGATCAGAAGATTCCTGCTTCCTTTTGCAAATCATTTTCGGGCAAAAGGGTGGCAGGTGGATGCTATGTCTCACGGAATATCTGATTGCCCAGAATGTACTGAGGCCTTTAATCAGGTTTGGGATGTGAGCTGGACGCGAAACCCTTTTGACTTGCAAACTTTGTTTAAGGCTCCCCAAACAATACGCGAAACAGTTTCAAGAGAAAAATATGATCTGATACATGTGCACACGCCCATAGCTTCCTTTATAACTCGGTACTCCTTACGCAGGGTCAGTGAAAAAATCAAACCAAAAGTAGTTTATACCGCACATGGGTTCCATTTTTACTCAGGAGGGAACCCTCTCAAGAATTTTTTATTTTCTTCCCTAGAGGGAGCGGCTGGCAAGTGGACTGACTACTTGGTGGTCATCAATCAGGAAGACAAGGCAGCTGCTCAAAAACACCGGATTGTTCCAAACTCACGGATTAGGTTCATGCCTGGAATTGGTGTTGATAATCATTTTTATAACAATGCCCGAGTTGATCCGAAAAATGGTGAAGAGATCCGTCGGCAGTTGGGAATGAGATCCGCTGATTCACTTTTTCTTANCTTTTTCTTATGGTCGCAGAATTTAACCCCGGGAAACGTCATCGGGATGCCTTGCATGCTTTTGCCCGTCTGGGTCGGCAGGATGCACATCTCGCTTTTGCAGGGAACGGTCCTCTAAAAAGTCGTATGGAAGATCTTGCAGGGCGCTTGAATATCAAGGGGCGTACCCATTTTCTCGGTTTCCGGGAAGACATTCCTGCCCTGATGCAAGCCTCTTGCGCCGTTCTTTTGCCCTCGCAGAGGGAAGGTCTACCCCGGAGCGTCATGGAGGCTTTATGCCTGGAGAGGCCATGCATCGGTTCGGATAGTCGCGGTACGCGTGACCTCCTTACCGATGATTGCGGGATTTTGACTTCGGTTGGGGATGTTCCAGCGATGGCCCGGGCAATGGGATGGATGTTGGATCACCGTGATGAAGCAATGGCTATGGGACGGAACGGACGGCTTCGGATGGAAAATTTTGATATTGAGATTATCCTTCGAATGCATGAGTAACTTTATGGAGAGGCCCTTGGGATTTAGGGTCCTGAGCGTCCTTCGTTGTCAAACGTTTGGTTGGCTCGATTATCGGATGTTTCTGGGCTGTGAAATGAAAGGAGAAAAACATTAAAATCCTCCGTTGCCTTTAGTTCTCTGCATCGAGGGGACCCGGCGATGGAACGCACCTCGGTAAACCCGCAAAGCCCTCTTTCCGATTCGGCAAACAAGTCAGACTTTAGTCTTCCTTTTCTTCCTACCTTTTTTCTAAAAAAATCATTCCTTCCTTCCATTGAAAATCCCCTAAAAGCGTATATAAATTAAGCTCATAGTATAAGAAGTTTCTGTTATTTAGGCCTTTTTTCGCCATTCTAGAGGCAAGCCGATGGCAGGGGGAACCCTATGGGGAATTATTCCTTAAAACAAAAGATGCTGAATGCCTTTCCTGGGACAATTGTCTCCAGAGGGGGGGATGGTGGCGAAGTCGGGAACGAACCGATCGGAAGACCCTTGTCGGACGGGTTGACGACCAAGAGTGGGAAACGGATGACGGAAATGGATGCTCACAGGAAGTTCTCTGACATCGAACGAAGTTTCGGTTCTCCTTTCTACCTCTTCGACCAGGATGCTTTCGCTCGGAATTTCAGAGAACTGAGGGCTGCGTTCACTCGGCACTACCCCGATATCGTTATTGGTTATTCATACAAAACGAATTACATCCCCTACGTCTGCAGAATGGCGAGTGACCTTGGGGCACATGCGGAAGTGGTGTCACGATTGGAGCTCGATCTGGCCCTGCGGATTGGATGCAATCCCGAAGAAATCATATTCAACGGGCCCATCAAGGGAAAGGATGACCTCGAACTTGCTATCCGCGGGGGAATGCTGCTCAACATCGACACATTCCGTGAACTGGAAGAAGTGACGGAGTTTGCCCGTTTGAACCCGACCACGGTGGTAAACATCGGGTTGCGAGTCAACATCCCCTTGGTCGACGATGAGGGGAAATCGCAGCTGCAGGAGCATTTGCCAACCGGGCGCTTCGGCTTTTCGCCAGAGGCCCTTGGGGAGGCGGCGCACCAGATACGGTCACAATCGAACATCCGGGTCAACGCCCTGCATGGGCACACCTCTTCAAGTACCAGAAGTGTTTGGGTTTATCGGACCATCGTTCGCTGTCTGTCCGCCGCGGCGGAGAGGCATTTCTCTGACACCATCGAATATCTCAATCTCGGCGGCGGCTTTTTCGGGCACAGAGTTCCGGAGATGGGGTTGTGTGATACTCCTTCCTATGGCGACTACGCAGAGGCGGTGGGCGAAGAGCTCCGTCGTCACCCTTGGGTGAAGGCGCGGCGGCCCCGGCTGATCATTGAACCCGGTATGGCGGTGGTAGCCGATACCATGAGTTTCGTCACGAGGGTTTTCGAGGTCAAAAAGATCGGTGAGCGGCGGCTCGCAGTGGTCGATGGCAGTATTTTTAACGTCAAGCCGACCTTGCACCATCGCAATCATCCTTATGAAGTTATTAAGGGAAACGGCGCAAGCCGCCCGAGAAGTAATTATGACGTGGTGGGCGCCACTTGCATGGAAAAGGATTGTCTTCTGCAGAATATCGAATGCGAAGAAATCGAGCGGGGCGATTTTATCCAAATCTGCAATGTTGGAGCCTATACAATCGTGCTTACTCCCCCGTTCATTCATCCCTCACCACCGATCCTGATCCATGACGGAGAGGATCACAAGGTCATTCGTCGTCGCCAGGAATTTTCTGACGTATTTGGAACCTATACTTTCTGAGTCGGTACGGAGGTCATCATGCCCAATATCCTGCTCACTTGTGCCGGCCGCAGAAATTATCTTGTCCACTACTTCCGTCAGGCCCTTGGCGGCCAGGGGGAAGTTGTTGCGGTCGATTCCAATCCCACAGCCCCGGCTCTTCAGATGGCGGATCGCGCTTTCGTCGTCCCAACGATAAATCACCCCGATTATTTTGACCAGCTCTTGGAGATTTGTCGCCAACACCGAGTGGGTCTGCTTCTTTCGCTCAACGACCTTGAGCTTCCCCTCCTCGCGAGCCAGCGCGACCGATTCATGGCCGTGGGAACCCTGCCAGTTGTTTCCTCTCCGGAGGTGATAGACCTTTGTTTCGACACATTGGCCGCTACGGAATTCTTGGAGCAGGCCGGTTTGAAGGTGCCACGGACCTTCGTCACCCTCGAAGACGTGCGGGGTGCACTGGGGCGGGACGAACTCGGTCTCCCGCTGGTAATCAAGCCTCGCTGGGGGAGCGCATCGATCGGTATCGAGTACCCGGAGAGCCTCGAAGAACTGGAGATGGCCTGGAACCTGAGCAAGCTACGCCTTTTGCGTACTTGTCTGGCGGGCCCGAGCGCGGCCAACCTGGAGCAGTGCATGCTGGTGCAGGAGCGCCTTGCGGGAGTCGAGTACGGGCTCGACGTGGTGAATGACCTGGAGGGGCGCCATGTCGGCACTTTCGTCAAGCAAAAAAAAGCCATGCGGGCCGGAGAGACTGACCAGGCCGTTACTGTGGTTTCTCCGCTTCTCCAGGGAGTCGGGCGCAAAATAGGCGAGGCTCTGCAACATGTCGGAAATCTCGATTGTGACGTTTTCGTCGAGGGTGACCAATGCCGGGTTCTGGAGATGAACCCTCGCTTCGGAGGCGGCTATCCCTTCTCTCATGCCGCCGGGGCGAACCTTCCGGCGGCGCTTCTGGCCTGGGCCCAAGGAAAAACACCCGATCCCCAGTGGTTGACTCTCAGGCCGGTGGTGGCCTCGGCGAAGTGTGATCACCTCGTGGAGGTTCGTGACTATGCTCGCAGTGAAACTTCGGTTTTCGTTAAAAACATGTTGACGGGCCGGAAGAACCAGTTCGGCGCTGCCGTCGAGGCCGTGTGAGCAGCACCCTTCCGACATGGAAGTCGAAATCTCGATGGAGTGATATTTCAAAGGAAATTATGTCCCGAAAGGGAAAACAATGAAGATTGCCGTTTTGGTCAAAAGCGTACCCGATACCGCTGCAACACCGGAAATTGGTGATGATGGGCGAACAGTGATTACCGATCATCTCGATTTCATCCTCAATCCATATGACGAATTTGCGGTGGAGGAGGCGGTGCGGTTGAAGGAATCCCTCGGTGCTGAAGTGACGGCGGTCAGCCTGGGAGGGGAAAACGCACTTAAGGCAGTACGTTCCGCTTTGGCCCTTGGAATTGAGGCCGGGGTGCTGGTGCGGCCGCCTTCCGGTGCAGAGTTGACGGGCCGAGGGGCAGCCCTGTGCCTGGCGGGCCTACTGAGAGAACTGGCTCCGGACCTGGTTCTGGCCGGCAAACATGCAGTGGATGACGATGGTGCCCAAGTGGCCGAGCGGGTAGCCGAGCAACTGGGCTTTGGGCATGCTTCGGCCGTATCCCGAATGGAATTGAATGGTAATCGGCTGGTTGCCGACCAGGAGATGGAGGGGGGACATTTGACCTTCGATATGGCACTGCCGGCAGTGGTGACAACGGAGAAAGGGATCAACACCCCGCGTTATCCAACCCTGCCACAAATTCTAAAGGCGAGGCGGAAGGAGGTCAGAGAGGTGCAAGTTCCCGAAGGAGGCGCCGACCTTGAGCCTGGCTGGGTTGTGGAAGGGGTCACGGCCCCCAATACGGAAAGGAGGCGACAAATCTTTACAGAGGAAGAGAGTGCCGCCGTTGAGTGTCTGGCCGACTTGCTGAGACAGGAATTCGCATCCTGAAACCGGGAGAATCCCATGAACGTTTTGGTGTTGCTGGAACCGAAAGGTGCATTGACTGCCGGCAGCCTGATGGCGGTTGCTTCCGCAGCACGTTTTGCCCGCAAGAGCGGTGCGGAACTACATGCCGTTTGGCCTTCTAGCGGTGTCCGGGACCAGGCCAGGCAACTGGCGGGGCTTGGCATTCATACCGTTCATGCCGTTCAGGATGATGTCTTACCCTCCTTCAGTCACGAGGCCTGGGTCCCATTCCTGGCCGATTTAGCCAAATCCTTGAGGTCCCGGCTCATCGTCGGCCCGGCTTCGGCGCTCGGCAAGGCATGGTCAGCCGCCCTGGCGGCTCGGCTTGACGCGGAATTGGCGCAGGGCTGTATCGCTCTGGAAACTGCCGTAGATGGAACTCCGTTGGCACGCAAGCCTCTGTATGCCGGAAAGATCCTCGCAGATCTGCGACTGGAGCGCTCCCCGACCCTGGTAACTTTGCGCCCGACAGCCGCTCGGGTGGAGAGGGCGGGGGAGGAGATTCCGGAGATCGCATTCCACGTCGTGCCTGTGCCGCAAGATTTATGCTCCACTCTCAGGGATGTGGTGCACGTGGCCGCAGCCACGGTTGAGTTGGGAGAGGCCCGAGTCGTGGTCGCGGGGGGACGGGGAATCGGCGGACCTGAGAACTGGGGTGCTCTGAGGGATCTCTGCGAGGTGCTCGGCGCCGGCCTCGGTGCCAGCCGGGCCGCTGTCGATGCCGGTTGGATACATCATGCTCATCAGATCGGACAAACCGGAAAGGTGGTCGGCCCCGACCTTTACATTGCCTGCGGGATCTCCGGTGCGATTCAGCATCTGGCGGGCATGCGTGGCGCCCGCCGGGTGGTGGCGATCAACAGGGATCCTGCGGCGGAAATATTCCAGCACTGCGATTACGGGATCGTCGGCGATCTGTTCAAAATTATTCCGACTCTGACCAAGGAATTAAAAGCCCGGCGACAGCAGGTCGCCTGAAGGTGTGAATGATGGAAGTCACCCGACCTCTTGGCACATACAGCCATACCTACTGGTTGATGTACCTGCTGACTGCGGCAGCTGCGGCTGTTTTGGCCTGGGGGGTCGGGGTCCGCATAAGCCGCTGGCGAACGGGGCGGGGAGCCGGCCGGGACCGGATGAGTCATCCCTGGCGACGGTCCCTCGACCTGGCAGCCGATGTCGCGACCCAGAGGCGGCTCCGAAGCCCCTCCCATCCCTGGCTTTTTCACGGCCTGATCGTCTGGGGGTTCGGCATTTTTCTCCTCGGCACCTTCTGTCTTATGCTTCAGGAGCATTTCGGTCTGCCGACTTTCAGCGGCGGATGGTACCTCATCCTCAACCTTGGACTCGACCTTTTCTCCGTACTGGTGCTCGTCGGTGTCATTCTGGCAGCGTGGCGCCGCTGGGTCCTGCGACCTGAGGAGCTGAGCCGTGCCCGCACCAGCGGCCTGGTCCTCGCCCTTGTCGCCGCTCTCCCGGTTTCGGGACTTCTTCTCGAGGGGGTGAGACTGGCCCGCGAGCCCGACCCCTGGGCACCATGGTCGCCGGTGGGCTATTCGGTTGCCGGCCTCCTGCCCGGAGTCGAGACTGAAACTTTCTCCGCTCTGCATCTGGGGCTGTGGTGGGGGCATCTACTGGTCGCCCTCGGGTTCCTGGCGGCAATTCCCTTCACACGGCTGTTTCACCTTGTTGCCGGTCCGGCCGCCCTGTTCTTCGCCGATCGGGATGCTGCCCGGGCCCTTGTTCCCCTCGATCTTTCCGATGAGGATGCGACCTCTTTTGGCGTTGGCCGGATCGAGGATTTCTACTGGAAGCGTCTCCTCGACGCCGATGCCTGTACGGGCTGCGGTCGTTGTCAAAGTCAATGTCCTGCTTGGCAATCGGGAAAATCTCTTTCTCCCAAGGAAATTAGTGAATCGATACAGTCACGCCTGATCCCGGGCGTTCGAGAAGCACGCCAGGGCCGAAGCCCTGGAGGCGGCGAGGATGCTCCGGCCCTTGCCGGAGAGGTTGTCCAGGAGAAAGCACTATGGGCGTGTACCACCTGTCGCTCCTGCGAGGCGCACTGCCCGGTGGGGGTGGAGCATGTCCCCCGGATTATCGACATGCGCCGTTTTCTGGTCCTTACCAAGGCGCGGTTCCCGTCAGAACTGCTGACGGCATTTCGCGGTCTTGAGCACAACGGCAATCCCTTTGGGCTGGAATCCCGCGAGCGCGTCGATCGGGCCGTGGAGGCCCAATTGCCAATTTGGGCCGATACGCCGGAGGCGGAAATCCTTCTCTGGCCCGGATGCAACGGGGTGTATGACCCCCGCTACAGGCAGGTGATAGAGGCGCTTGCAGAGCTCTTGAAACGGGCCGGGATTCGTTTCGCCGTCCCCGGGGAAGAGGCGGTCTGCTGCGGCGATGCGGCCCGACGTTTGGGAAACGAATACCTCTGTCAGGAACTGGTTGTGCGGAACCTTGAAGCATTCGAGCGAATGGGCATCCGGAGGATTGTTACTGCATGTCCCCATTGCTTCAATACGCTCCGCCATGAATATCCCGCATTCGGCGACGGGCTGGAAGTGGTGCATCACAGCGAATTGCTTAGTGAACTTCTCAGCAGTGGCCGCCTTCGGTTGCCCTCCGGGGGGAAAGAATCAGCCATCGGCTTTCATGACCCCTGTTACCTCGCCCGGTATAACGGCATCACGACGGAGCCCCGACAGTTGCTTCGCGCCGCCGGGATTCATATCGAAGAGTCGGATCGGAAGGGGAAGGATGCCTTTTGCTGTGGCGGCGGAGGCGGCCGCATCTGGCTGGAGGAACAGGAGGGCCGACCCATGGGGGATGAACGCGTGGGGCAGTTAATGGCCGCCGGCGCGTTGAAAATCGCCACCGCCTGCCCTTTCTGCTTGACCATGCTGACTCAAGGAAATGCCAAGTTGGCCGACGGAATGCCCATTCAGGTCCAGGATGTAGCAGAGATACTCGCGGAAAAGACCATCTGATTTTTAAAAGGAGATCGGCTATGAAAGGCACTGAGCGAGAGGTGATCCGGGATTTCATTATCACGAAAATCGCCAAAAATAGCGAACACCGGGAAATCGCTGATCATGACGACATTATCGAAAAGGGAATGATCGATTCCCTGGGAATCATGCACCTGATCGGCTATCTGGAGACAACTTTCGAAATGAAGATCGGGGATGACGAAATTCTTCCGGAGAACTTCACATCTGTCGAGGCGATCACCTCCTTCGTCACCCAAAGCCGATAAAGGCTCCCCTGTGGAGGGTTTAGCGTGTGGAAACCAGTGAAATAAAAATGGATTTCAGCAACATTCCGATGGTTCCTGGTCGCAAGCTCGCCTTGCCGAAAGTATACGGAGACACGCCCACGTTCCTTGGCGTGCCGAACCTGGATTCGGCATCTCCGGACCCGGGCCTCGATGCCGTTATCGTCGGTGTGCCCTGGGAGGGGACGGTGACCTGGGGATCTTACACCGGCTGCGAACTCGCACCGCGCTCCATCCGGCATGCCTCAGCGCGCTACGGCGGATTTTTGCCGGAGTATGATATCAATTTGTTTGATCATCTGCGCCTGGTGGATGCCGGCGATGTCGCCGTCAACCCGAATTGCTCCAAGGAAACAATGAAGCAGGTGTTCGAAATGATGGACCTGGTCTACCGGCAGGGAAGCATTCCGGTTGTTTTGGGGGGGGACCACTCCTTTACCCCGGAAGTGATCCGGGCGCTCAGTAACAACCGGTCCGGCTCGGTTGGCGTCATCCATCTTGATGCCCACTTCGATAACGCCAAGGGGTTCGGCACCGATGCGACGCCCAGATGCTCGCCATTGCACCATATCTACCAATTGCCGGAGGTCAGGACCCAGAGTGTCGTTCATCTTGGGATCCGAGGGCCGAGGAACTCACCGGCACAAATGGAATACGCCCGGGAAATGGGGGCCAGTGTCTTTACCATCAGGGACATCCGGTCACGGGGAATCGATGCGGTTGTCGAGGAGGCGATCCGTATCGCCCATGAGAGGACGGAACAAGTTTACGTCACCATTTGCAGCGATTGCATAGATGCGGCCTTCAACCCTGGAGGCCCTGCCGATTTTAATGGTCTTTTTGCCCATGAAATTTTTTCGGCCCTGTATCGGATCGGCGAGGCGGGTTTCGAAGGGCTCGATTTCGTCGAGGTCTATCCGAATCAAGACCCCCACGCCTTCTCGTCACATCTCGCAACATGGGCCATTGTTCACGCCCTGGCAGGTCTGTCAGCGCGTAAACGGGGGGCAGGGAACGTCTGAGGCTGAACGATGTCTATCCACGTTGTCCTGTCGAGGAGAGGAGCTCATGGATTTTTCCCTTTCGCAAGATCAAACTGAATTCAAGGAGGCGGTCGTCCGATTCGCCCAGAAAAAACTCGTTGACGATCTGTCGGCCCGGGAGAAGAGGGGAGAGTTTTTCCTGGATGGCTGGCGAGAGTGCGCCGATTTTGGCTTGCTCGGGTTGCCGGTGCCGGAGGAATACGGAGGACTGGGGATGGATGCTCTGACCTGCCTCCTTTCTCTGGAAGGGCTGAGTTATGGCTGCCGCGACAATGGCCTGGTCTTCGCGATCAACTCCCATCTCTGGACCTGCGTAAAGCCGATCCTGAGTTTCGGGTCAGTGGCGCAGAAGGAAAGATTCTTGCCGGCTCTTGTGCGGGGTGAAATGATCGGCGGACATGCGATGACTGAACCCGAGGCGGGATCTGATGCTTTCGGCATGCGCTGCCAGGCCCGGAAAGAGGGAGACCGCTATATCCTCAACGGCACCAAGATCTTCATCACTAATGCTCCCATCGCTGATCTTCTCCTGGTCTTCGCGGTTACTGACCCGGATCGCAGCTTCGGAGGCATTTCCGCCTTTATTGTCGAGAAGGGCTTTCCGGGCTTTTCCGTCGGCCGCCCTCTGGAGTTGATGGGACTGAAAACCTGCCCTATCGGCGAGGTGATTCTTCAGGACTGCGAGGTCCCGGAGGAAAACCGGTTGGGGAAGGAAGGGGCGGGTACAGCTATTTTCAACGCGGAGATGGAATGGGAGCGCGGCTGTCTGTTTGCCGCTCACCTGGGCGCCATGGAACGGGAGTTGGAGGCGTGCGTTAGCTATGCCGGGGAGCGGCATCAGTTTGGACGACCGATCGGGTCGAACCAGGCTGTTTCGCACCGGATCGCCGACATGGCGGTCAGGATCGAATTGTCTCGCATGATTCTCTACAAGGTGGCCTGGATGAAGGACCAGGGGATGCGGGCGCCCAAGGACTCGGCTATCGCCAAGTTGTTCGTCAGCGAGAGCTACGTCCACAACAGCCTCGACGCCCTCCAACTCCATGGGGCATACGGCTACTCGACTGAATACGAACCGGAGAGGCACGTACGTGACTCCCTGGCCGGGCGGATTTATTCCGGGACTTCGGAGATTCAGAGAAATATCATCGCCAGTTTTTATAACCTCTGAGACGGAAGGCGGGGACATGGGTGTGTACCTGCTTCATCATTTGTTAACCAGGAGCGCCGAAAAACATCCCGACCGCACTGCGCTCATCCACGGGGAACGGACCCTGACCTATGCCGAATTGGACCAACAAAGTGGCCGCCTTGCCACCCTTTTGGTCCAAACGGGGGTCCGCCCCGGGGACCGGGTGGGTATTTTGGTCAAAAAATCCCCGGAAAG
Proteins encoded in this window:
- a CDS encoding acyl-CoA dehydrogenase family protein; this translates as MDFSLSQDQTEFKEAVVRFAQKKLVDDLSAREKRGEFFLDGWRECADFGLLGLPVPEEYGGLGMDALTCLLSLEGLSYGCRDNGLVFAINSHLWTCVKPILSFGSVAQKERFLPALVRGEMIGGHAMTEPEAGSDAFGMRCQARKEGDRYILNGTKIFITNAPIADLLLVFAVTDPDRSFGGISAFIVEKGFPGFSVGRPLELMGLKTCPIGEVILQDCEVPEENRLGKEGAGTAIFNAEMEWERGCLFAAHLGAMERELEACVSYAGERHQFGRPIGSNQAVSHRIADMAVRIELSRMILYKVAWMKDQGMRAPKDSAIAKLFVSESYVHNSLDALQLHGAYGYSTEYEPERHVRDSLAGRIYSGTSEIQRNIIASFYNL